The following proteins are encoded in a genomic region of Micromonospora olivasterospora:
- a CDS encoding IS4 family transposase, translating to MRVAAGVFAPGHLGELTQFIPFEMVDEILAATRRTQQRIRLLPARVVVYLVLAGCLFAELGYGQVWRKLTAGLAGLDLAEPSSGTLREARQRLGSAPLRALFDLLRGPAVTTANHAVRWRGLLVAAIDGTTMSVADAEAVRARYRKQRGNHGGAGYPALRLSVLLTCGTRSIIDAVFGPISTGELDQAHTLARSLRAGMLLLADRNYAAADLITTLAATKADLLIRCKNGRRLPVITRYRDGSWLSTIGTLRVRVIDAQITIRTSDGTRTSGYRLITTLLDPHTHPAGELIKLYHRRWEIETAYLEIKSSILGGRVLRARTPDGIDQEIYALLTVYQALRTAMTDATDSQPATNPDRASFTTALHTARDQITNATGVIADTVIDLVGAIGRAVLAHLLPDRRIRVKTRMIKRSNSKYQARGPNVDRHSYKATIAIDIITNHCETPAGP from the coding sequence GTGAGGGTAGCCGCGGGGGTGTTCGCACCGGGTCATCTGGGTGAGTTGACCCAGTTCATACCTTTCGAGATGGTCGATGAGATCCTCGCGGCGACCCGCCGTACGCAGCAGCGGATCCGACTGCTGCCGGCCCGGGTGGTGGTCTATCTCGTCCTGGCGGGTTGCCTGTTCGCCGAACTCGGCTACGGGCAGGTGTGGCGGAAACTGACCGCCGGTCTGGCCGGGCTGGACCTGGCCGAGCCGTCCTCGGGGACGTTACGTGAGGCACGGCAGCGGCTCGGGTCTGCGCCGCTGCGGGCGTTGTTCGACCTGCTCCGCGGCCCGGCGGTCACCACGGCGAACCACGCCGTGCGCTGGCGGGGGCTGCTGGTGGCCGCGATCGACGGGACCACGATGTCGGTAGCCGACGCCGAGGCGGTCCGGGCCCGTTACCGCAAACAACGGGGTAACCACGGCGGGGCCGGCTACCCGGCCCTGCGGCTGAGTGTCCTGCTGACCTGCGGCACCCGCTCGATCATCGACGCCGTGTTCGGCCCGATCAGCACCGGTGAACTCGACCAGGCCCACACCCTGGCCCGTAGCCTGCGGGCCGGGATGCTGCTACTGGCCGACCGCAACTACGCCGCCGCCGACCTCATCACCACCCTCGCCGCGACCAAGGCCGACCTGCTGATCCGCTGCAAGAACGGCCGCCGCCTACCCGTGATCACCCGCTACCGCGACGGCTCATGGCTATCGACCATCGGCACCCTGCGCGTGCGGGTCATCGACGCCCAGATCACCATCAGAACCAGCGACGGCACCCGCACCAGCGGCTACCGGCTGATCACCACCCTGCTCGACCCGCACACCCACCCCGCCGGCGAATTGATAAAGCTGTATCACCGCAGATGGGAAATCGAAACCGCCTACCTGGAGATCAAATCCAGCATCCTCGGCGGCCGGGTCCTACGCGCACGCACCCCCGACGGCATCGACCAGGAGATCTACGCCCTGCTCACCGTCTACCAGGCCCTCCGCACCGCCATGACCGATGCCACCGACAGCCAGCCCGCCACCAACCCCGACCGAGCCAGCTTCACCACCGCCCTGCACACCGCCCGCGACCAGATCACCAACGCCACCGGCGTCATCGCCGACACCGTCATCGACCTGGTCGGCGCCATCGGCCGCGCGGTCCTGGCCCACCTGCTACCCGACCGCCGGATCCGGGTGAAAACCCGGATGATCAAACGCTCAAACTCCAAGTACCAAGCCCGCGGACCCAACGTAGACCGGCATAGCTACAAAGCCACCATCGCGATCGACATCATCACAAACCATTGCGAAACACCCGCCGGACCTTAA
- a CDS encoding IS256 family transposase, with protein sequence MTAPHIIDPAGLLGQALTDASPDLMRHLLSTVINSLLSAEADAVCGAEYGIASPERINSRNGYRHRELDTRIGTIDVAIPKLRSGSYFPEWLLERRKRAEAALVSVVATCYLLGVSTRRMDKLVQSLGITSLSKSQVSRMAADLDAQVAAFRTRPLSESGPFTFVAADALTMKVREQGRVVNAVVLVATGVNADGHREVLGVKVATSETKQAWNAFFADMVARGLTGTLLVTSDAHAGLVDAIAANLPGASWQRCRTHYAANLMAVCPKSAWPAVKTVLHSVYDQVDAATVHAQFDKLLDSVSRSLPAVAAHLDDARADLLAFTGFPQQIWRQIWSNNPNERLNKEIRRRTDVVGIFPDRDAVIRLVGAVLAEQHDEWTEGRRYFALDILAKARETARTTTTSPDLPQLETAA encoded by the coding sequence ATGACCGCACCTCACATCATCGACCCTGCCGGCCTGCTGGGCCAGGCACTGACCGACGCGTCACCGGATCTGATGCGGCACCTGCTGTCCACGGTGATCAACTCTCTGCTGTCGGCGGAGGCCGACGCGGTCTGCGGCGCCGAGTACGGCATCGCCTCGCCGGAACGGATCAACTCCCGCAACGGCTACCGGCACCGCGAGCTCGACACCCGCATCGGCACGATCGACGTGGCCATCCCGAAACTGCGGTCGGGCTCCTACTTCCCCGAGTGGCTGCTCGAACGGCGTAAGCGGGCCGAGGCCGCGCTGGTCAGTGTGGTCGCGACCTGCTACCTGCTCGGCGTCTCCACCCGACGCATGGACAAACTCGTACAGTCGCTGGGCATCACCAGCCTGTCCAAGTCACAGGTCTCGCGGATGGCCGCCGACCTGGACGCCCAGGTCGCGGCGTTCCGCACCCGGCCGCTGAGCGAGTCGGGGCCGTTCACGTTCGTGGCCGCCGACGCGCTGACCATGAAGGTCCGCGAGCAGGGCCGGGTCGTCAACGCGGTCGTGCTGGTCGCGACCGGCGTCAACGCCGACGGCCACCGCGAGGTCCTCGGCGTCAAGGTCGCCACAAGCGAGACCAAGCAGGCATGGAACGCGTTCTTCGCCGACATGGTCGCCCGCGGCCTGACCGGCACCCTGCTGGTCACCAGCGACGCCCACGCCGGCCTGGTCGACGCGATCGCCGCGAACCTGCCCGGCGCGTCCTGGCAGAGGTGCCGCACGCACTACGCCGCGAACCTGATGGCGGTGTGTCCGAAGTCCGCGTGGCCGGCGGTCAAGACCGTGCTGCACTCGGTCTACGACCAGGTCGACGCCGCTACGGTCCACGCCCAGTTCGACAAACTCCTCGACTCGGTCAGCAGGTCGCTGCCGGCCGTGGCCGCCCACCTCGACGACGCCCGCGCCGACCTGCTCGCCTTCACCGGCTTCCCGCAACAGATCTGGCGCCAGATCTGGTCGAACAACCCCAACGAACGACTCAACAAGGAGATCCGCCGCCGCACCGACGTCGTCGGGATCTTCCCCGACCGCGACGCCGTCATCCGCCTCGTCGGTGCCGTCCTTGCCGAACAACACGACGAATGGACCGAAGGCCGCCGCTACTTCGCCCTCGACATCCTCGCCAAGGCCCGCGAGACCGCCAGAACCACCACGACGAGTCCGGACCTGCCCCAACTGGAGACCGCAGCATGA